The nucleotide sequence TCGCCACGCCTCGCCGCGCTGGAGGCGGAAGTGCTCAACCGGGTGCTGGCGCAAGCGCCGTTGCCGCCCGAACCGGAACCCGTTTCACCGTTGCCCACGCAACTGCGCTGGGCGCTTTAGGAAACTCCCCTCTCCCACTTGTGGGAGAGGGGCCGGGGGAGAGGGGCGCCAATTTTGCCCTCTCCCCAACCCTCTCCCGTAAACGGGAGAGGGAGCCGCTCCCCAATCCACCGACCGCTAGGAGATACACACCATGACCATCAAAGCCATCAACGTGCGCAACCAGTTCAAAGGCACTATCAAGGAAATCGTCCTCGGCGACGTGCTCTCGGAAATCGACGTGCAGACCGCCGCCGGTGTCGTCACCTCGGTGATCACCACGCGTTCGGTCAAGGAGCTGGAACTGGGCGTCGGCAGTGAAGTGATCGCCTTCGTCAAATCCACCGAGGTCTCGATCGCCAAGCTGTGAGCGAGGGGGCGCTCTCGTGAGCACAACCCAGTAGGCGCGGCTTGATCCGCAATGGCTGCACACCGCTCGGATCGCGCCTACGGAATTAGCGCCCATGCACATGAAAACGGGCCCCGCAGGGCCCGTTGTTCATACCAGCCTGAGCCTCAGGCAACCTGCTCGGCGTTGGATTTCCACGCCGGGGCAGAGGCTTCTTTGCCCATGGTTTCCATGGCTTCCTGGATCGCCCGCTTGCGCCGCTCTTCCGAGCGCCGGGCGAAGTACCAGGCGCAGAAGGTGAACAGCGAGACCACCAACAGAATCAGACTGGCGACCGCGTTGATTTCCGGCTTCACGCCTAGGCGCACGGCGGAGAACACCTCCATCGGCAAGGTGGTCGAGCCCGGCCCGGAGACGAAGCTGGCAAGCACCAGATCATCCAGCGACAGGGCGAACGACATCATCCCCCCCGCCGCCAGCGACGGCGCGATCATCGGGATGGTGATCAGGAAGAACACCTTCCACGGCTTGGCACCCAGATCCATCGCCGCCTCTTCGATGGACAGGTCCAGTTCGCGCAGGCGCGCCGCCACCACGACCGCCACGTAGGCCGAACAGAACGTGGTGTGGGCGATCCAGATGGTCAGCAGGCCACGCTCGGCCGGCCAGCCGATCAGCTGGGCCATGGCCACGAACAGCAGGAGCAACGACAGGCCGGTGATCACTTCGGGCATCACCAGCGGCGCAGTGACCATGCCGCCGAACAGCGTGCGGCCCCGGAAGTGTGGAATCCGCGTCAGCACGAAGGCCGCCAAGGTGCCCAGCGCCACCGCGGCGATCGCCGTGTAGCAGGCAATCTCCAGCGAGCGCATCACCGAACCCATCAGCTGGCTGTTATCCAGCAGGCCGACATACCACTTCACCGACCAGCCGCCCCACACCGTCACCAGCTTGGAGGCGTTGAACGAGTAGATGACCAGAATCACCATCGGCGCGTAGATGAAAATCAGCCCAACCCAGAGCATCAGCGTCGAGAAACTGAAGCGCTTCATACCTTGCCCTCCAGCTCTTTCGCCTGGTTCTTGTTGAACAGGATGATTGGCACAATCAGGATCAGCAGCATCACCACCGCCAGGGCCGACGCCGCCGGCCAGTCGCGGTTATTGAAGAACTCTTGCCACATCACCTTGCCGATCATCAGGGTCTCCGGGCCGCCGAGCAGCTCAGGAATCACGAATTCGCCGACCACCGGGATGAACACCAGCATGCAGCCGGCGATGATGCCGTTCTTCGACAGCGGTACGGTGATCTTCCAGAAGCTGTTGAAGGTGCTCGAACCCAGGTCGGCGGCGGCCTCCAGCAAGCTGCCATCGTGCTTGACCAGGTTGGCGTAGAGCGGCAACACCATGAACGGCAGGTACGAATAGACCACGCCGATATACACCGCGAGGTTGGTGTTGAGGATGTGCAGCGGGTTGTCGATCAGCCCGATGCCGAGCAGGAAGCTGTTAAGCAGACCGTTGTTGCTGAGGATGCCCATCCAGGCGTAGACGCGAATCAGGATCGCGGTCCAGGTCGGCATCATGATCAGCAGCAGCAGGGTGGTTTGCATTTCCTTGCTGGCGCGGGCGATGGCGTAGGCCATCGGGTAGCCGATCAGCAGGCACAGCAGGGTGCTGATCAGCGCCATCTTCAGCGAACCGAGATAGGCCGCCAGATACAGCGAGTCCTCGCCGAGGCGCATGTAGCTTTCGACGCTGAGGATGATCGACAGCTGGTTCTCCGCCCAGCTGTAGATTTCCGTGTAGGGCGGAATCGCCACGTCGGCTTCGGCGAAGCTGATCTTCAGGACGATCAGGAACGGCAGCAGGAAGAACAGGAACAGCCAGGCGAATGGCACACCGATCACGGTATGCCGACCGCTGGGCAGACGTTTCTTGAGACTGGAAATTTTCATGAGCGCAGCGCGACCCCGCTGTCGTCTTCCCACCAGACGAACACTTCATCGTCCCAGGTCGGCCGCGCGCCGCGCCGCTCGGCGTTGGCGACGAAGGACTGGACGATCGCCCCGCTCGGCAGCTTGACGTAGAACACCGAGTGGCCGCCGAGGTAGGCGATGTCATGCACGGTGCCGCGCGACCAGTTGTATTCGCTGGCCGGCTGCTCGGTGGTGACCAGCAGCTTCTCCGGGCGGATGGCATAGGTGATGCTCTTGTCCTCGGCGGAGGTGGTCACGCCGTGACCGACGTAGATGCTGCGCTCTAGCACCGGGCTGTCGATCAGCGCGTGGCCTTCCATGTCTTCGACGATCTGGCCTTCGAACAGGTTGACGTTGCCGATGAATTCGCAAACCTGGCGGCTGATCGGCGTCTCGTAGATGTCCACCGGGCTGCCGATCTGTTCGATGCAACCGAGGTGCATGATGGCGATGCGCTGGGCCATGGTCATGGCCTCTTCCTGGTCGTGGGTGACCATCACGCAGGTCACGCCGACCCGCTCGATGATTTCCACCAGCTCCAGCTGCATCTGCGAACGGAGTTTCTTGTCCAGTGCGCCCATCGGCTCATCGAGCAGCAGCAGCTTGGGGCTCTTGGCCAGTGAACGGGCCAGGGCCACGCGCTGGCGCTGGCCGCCGGACAGCTGGTGCGGCTTGCGCCTGGCGTACTGGCTCATCTGCACCAGCTTG is from Pseudomonas sp. LS44 and encodes:
- a CDS encoding molybdopterin-binding protein → MTIKAINVRNQFKGTIKEIVLGDVLSEIDVQTAAGVVTSVITTRSVKELELGVGSEVIAFVKSTEVSIAKL
- a CDS encoding ABC transporter permease subunit, encoding MKRFSFSTLMLWVGLIFIYAPMVILVIYSFNASKLVTVWGGWSVKWYVGLLDNSQLMGSVMRSLEIACYTAIAAVALGTLAAFVLTRIPHFRGRTLFGGMVTAPLVMPEVITGLSLLLLFVAMAQLIGWPAERGLLTIWIAHTTFCSAYVAVVVAARLRELDLSIEEAAMDLGAKPWKVFFLITIPMIAPSLAAGGMMSFALSLDDLVLASFVSGPGSTTLPMEVFSAVRLGVKPEINAVASLILLVVSLFTFCAWYFARRSEERRKRAIQEAMETMGKEASAPAWKSNAEQVA
- a CDS encoding ABC transporter permease subunit, producing MPSGRHTVIGVPFAWLFLFFLLPFLIVLKISFAEADVAIPPYTEIYSWAENQLSIILSVESYMRLGEDSLYLAAYLGSLKMALISTLLCLLIGYPMAYAIARASKEMQTTLLLLIMMPTWTAILIRVYAWMGILSNNGLLNSFLLGIGLIDNPLHILNTNLAVYIGVVYSYLPFMVLPLYANLVKHDGSLLEAAADLGSSTFNSFWKITVPLSKNGIIAGCMLVFIPVVGEFVIPELLGGPETLMIGKVMWQEFFNNRDWPAASALAVVMLLILIVPIILFNKNQAKELEGKV
- a CDS encoding ABC transporter ATP-binding protein — protein: MAIASGAYKKALEGSQQPKQVLVKIDRVSKQFDETLAVDGVSLTINKGEIFALLGGSGSGKSTLLRMLAGFERPTEGKIFLDGVDITNMPPYERPINMMFQSYALFPHMTVAQNIAFGLKQDKMSKEDVDARVAEMLKLVQMSQYARRKPHQLSGGQRQRVALARSLAKSPKLLLLDEPMGALDKKLRSQMQLELVEIIERVGVTCVMVTHDQEEAMTMAQRIAIMHLGCIEQIGSPVDIYETPISRQVCEFIGNVNLFEGQIVEDMEGHALIDSPVLERSIYVGHGVTTSAEDKSITYAIRPEKLLVTTEQPASEYNWSRGTVHDIAYLGGHSVFYVKLPSGAIVQSFVANAERRGARPTWDDEVFVWWEDDSGVALRS